The Longimicrobium sp. sequence CGGCGGCGATTACGAACGTGAAGAAGCCGGTCGCCACCGCGAACACGGGCAGCCCCGCACTCGCCACGCCGGGAACTGCGGCCGCAAGCACGCGGTTAGCCGCCGTGCCGCCCAGTAGGCCCACGACCGCACCCGTCACCACAACACCCAGCGCGCCCCGGGAGACGAGCACCAGCAGGTCGGCCGGGCGGGCGCCCAGCGCCGCACGGACCGCCAGCTCTCCCAAGCGCTGGCTGGCGCCGTACGCCACCACACCGTACAGCCCGATCGCGGCCAAACAGAGCGCCAGGCCGGTGAGCGCGACGAGCACGGCCACGTACCAGCGAAGCGGGTCCAGGTAGGTTGCGAGCGCGCTCTCCACCGTGCGGAGCTGGAACGCGAGTTGCCCCTCGCCGGCACCGTCCAGCGCGCGGCGCAGCGCGGGCAGCAGGATGGCGCCCGGCGTGCCACGCACCAGCACCGACGCTCCCGGCCCGCTCACTTCGCGCGCCACGTACAGGCCTCCCGGCACCACGACATCGCCCTCCATGGGAGGGGGGGAAAGCTCCACGTGCGCAGCGACCCCCACCACCTCGCCGCTTGGTGCGGCCGGCGAGCTACCTAGGCGCACCCGGCGGCCCAGCGGATTGGCAGTGCCCCACAGCCTGTGGGCCAGTAGCTCGTCAACGATCACTGGATTGGCGCCAGCAGCGTCGCCAGCAGCGAAGTCGCGCCCGTGCACGATGCGGACGCCGGCAGTACGTAAGTAGTCAGGCGTGACCGCCAAGCACACACACTCCGCCTGCAGCCCGACTGCGCCGTCGACCGTCACCGCACCCACGCCCAAGCGCTCGCTGGTCGCGATTGCCAGCACACCGGGCACGGCGCGGAGCGCGTCGACCAGCCGCACGGCGGAGGCGTCCGCCGAATCAGTATTGGTCACGGGACCGGCACCGGGCACGCGCAGCGGAACGACGTACAGGTTACGCACGTTTACCTGTGGCCGCCAAAGCAGCAAGCGCGAGATGCCACTCACCAGCGCGACTAGGTTCACCAGCAGAATGAGGGACACGGCCATCTGTGCGCCGGCCACCAGGTTGCCCCCGCGCTGGCCCGCCGCGCGCCCGCCAGCCCTTGGTGCGCCGTCCTTCAGCACCGCGGCCACGCTCACACGGGCAACGTGGAAGAGCGGCGCCATGTTGCAGAGCAGCACCAGCACGAGCGCACTGGCCACCCCAAACACCACCCCGCGCACATTCAGCACGCCCAACTGCAGGTTGTCGAGCGCGCCGAGTGGAGAGGTGGCTACGATCACCCGGAGCACAGCCATGGCTACCACCGTACCCAGCACGGTGGCGGCCACCGCCATCGTTCCACCCTCCACCAAGAGCGGCAGCACCAGTTGCGTGC is a genomic window containing:
- a CDS encoding ABC transporter permease — encoded protein: MLRRLRTGGFQMIVLRHALRALRRSPGYAASAGLSLALAVALNTSIFSFVEAVLLRPAPYAEPGRLYGFQDYRRSPQRELVSPGEYAAVAAMARGFSGLAAYRAGLAERLALHADDAPSLNGFEVSANLFQVLGVKPVLGRGLEETEPGSRSVMISYAMWQRRFGGRRDAVGSTQRIGRQPYVVVGVMPAGFWFPSEGSAFWVPLEPGVGGAADYTLSMVGRLRAGVSEAQMRAEARVLVARLNSERADPELRRGASLEAFDMVRRPSDASFFYLLQGVVLCVVLITCANVSKLTLVRALSRRHETAIRAALGASRTQLVLPLLVEGGTMAVAATVLGTVVAMAVLRVIVATSPLGALDNLQLGVLNVRGVVFGVASALVLVLLCNMAPLFHVARVSVAAVLKDGAPRAGGRAAGQRGGNLVAGAQMAVSLILLVNLVALVSGISRLLLWRPQVNVRNLYVVPLRVPGAGPVTNTDSADASAVRLVDALRAVPGVLAIATSERLGVGAVTVDGAVGLQAECVCLAVTPDYLRTAGVRIVHGRDFAAGDAAGANPVIVDELLAHRLWGTANPLGRRVRLGSSPAAPSGEVVGVAAHVELSPPPMEGDVVVPGGLYVAREVSGPGASVLVRGTPGAILLPALRRALDGAGEGQLAFQLRTVESALATYLDPLRWYVAVLVALTGLALCLAAIGLYGVVAYGASQRLGELAVRAALGARPADLLVLVSRGALGVVVTGAVVGLLGGTAANRVLAAAVPGVASAGLPVFAVATGFFTFVIAAATLIPAARASRVSPASVLKSA